The Topomyia yanbarensis strain Yona2022 chromosome 3, ASM3024719v1, whole genome shotgun sequence nucleotide sequence TCTTGCAAAACAGTTTGTTTTgtggaagttgtgggcgatattgtgttttcgagcataccaagaagatttcctaaattttaaacagtttgcgttatttagggtaATTTTCAATCTACTTCTCTAATGATTCTATTTTTCGTTAGTGCGTGAAAAAAGCCGTATctgtatagatattacatctttCCACGAATAAATGTTATTTTTTGAAcagttttttataaaatatgcgggtggggtaagttggcggtactgaACGCGGGACAAGTTGGCGGTACTTTTTACGATGCAAAAATAGACGGACTTTCCTTAGCTGTTTCTACGGAAGGTTTTCCATGGTGTAGTGTCTCATTACAGAATTGACACGTAGGAATCTGTCTGGGATGCGCGACCGACTTTCTCTGATAAAAAGTTCCATTTTCGGGTGATCTGCATATAATGGTCATGTATGAAGGGATTGGTTTGATCGGTTGCattcaccacacgaacaccatttgaaacacccgggaagaagttcctTCAAGCATCAACTGTGACGAAATCCCTTTCTCCGCATCTTGACATGGATTTTTAATCGCAATGTCAGGGGTGCGTGATGATAACTCATGAAAGCGAACTTCTATAGAGTCAATATATACCGGAGATGCTTATTTTAACGGTGCCGCACTCAGCGGTATAAGCGGTGGATTATTTTTTGGTCATCCTACTACCCAAGCAACATATTTtgcattgaaaattttttagcaaCTAATAATAAAACCAAATCATGTATAATAATCCAGCTGCGGTGAACACATTCTTAACTGTCTCATCACCAAAAAAGCCCGAAGGCAAAGTCTATTCGTAATATGTCATGATAATCTAGAACAAACGTGGTAGATTGTAAATCAATTTTGCCACTTAGTTTCAAATTATGTTGAATTATGTTTGGAATATTTTCGGTGTTGGAATAATACGTTGTTATTTTTCGGCGCGTCTAGATTTActgtgaatttttaaattttttgtttatattttcaatgCGCTCTCAAATAAAATCTGAAATGGATGAAAATATTACAATTAGAGCACTCCAGTCAAATGACGCAGTTTTTGGTTGCGCCTACCAGTATGCAATACGAATATGATAATTTATAAAAGAACCACGGCCACCTTGTCGTTGTGGCTGATTCGTTGAACGAAGAAAAATAACGAATAATGATGCATCGATGACGCTTTCTCGTCGTTGCAAATTTGTGTTGTTAAAGTGTCGGCAAGTATTTCACAAGTTTTGTAGTATTTTGTTCTTTATATGATACTTATTGAAAACAAACGCTGACAGCTGCTTTACACTGTagtattgatttacattcaaCAAACAGTAATCAAACATAATAGGCTCCACCTACTAAGTATCATTTAGAGCTGGTGTTGTTAATTCTAAAATAATTCTTCTAGTCAACAAAACCACGTTTTACGGTTCGATTAACAGCAACAAACTTGTTTGTGGTGTATTAGCAACAATCCATGGtctgaaaaatgcttttatacttTTCTACAACCGATATTCAACCAAataggtaaaaaagttttcttagaCTTGTTACATATGTTGCATGGGTATACATCTGTTCAAACCTCATTCAGTTTAATGTTTTCCAGGGGACCCGAGTGGTCTTAACACGGCTCTGCTGTACTTGGAGAGACTCCAGAAGAGGTGGATCAGCTGGCGATCTAGGCGTCCGATATAATTCAAACTTGGATGCAATAAGAGAAAAATTCACTGCAGCGATAGATTCACCGAGTCTGAATGAGTTCTTTCAGTAACGACTCCTGAtgtgtctagtctagtctagtctagtctagtctagtctacacatacacagccgatACATAAAACGGATCctagaaaattgcagacgttcgcttACAATttgtcttgtcaatattaaagtttgtggcacatatgctATGTGACACAAtcaagacggcgccggtggttgagtggtaagcgtgaccgccactcattccaatttgcctgggttcaattccagccgagatcgttgagatttttctgaggtgaaaaaatctgtggtcacgtcttccttcggaagggaagtaacgccgttggtccccggtctatgagtttggtggatcgatatctagtccggatagtgaagtcacctctctggcgtcggtaaagaagaagtgatccaattTCTATACTCTTGCTAACAAAAATGTcttcctcctgtgatacttgtggtgTGCGCAGTCCGGCCTCTAgccggactaaccattccttccctttccttccgcgatctacgttcgggcctggccggcgcctgtattgatcaatactttaggattaccaggagttgcacattgaaagatgtttcgctactcccaagcataattatctacttactctctgtgcaacttcagctagttcagatcaataacggagtagcagcaagggatggtcgcacaagctcaagctaaaGCTCATATGATATGTGAAacaatcattaaagcggccaggccaactgcgTAGCGTACAAAATTAAGATGATTTAATGAATGATTTtatcaacgaattattttgaaccttgaataaggatgaaacgtggacaaccataccaaccgtttcaatttgatggggtggtgttttgataaatcgttgggtgAGACgtggctaagagggttaatgtcactactttggtcctaggttccaGGGATGGGGCAGAGTCTATTAACGCTGTCATGGCTAATGAgccaaggttatagcgccttcactcgctctctgaaataaCGATAAataaaattggcgaaatcggTTATTTAGTACTAAaaataaaaaccaaaaaactcCCAAGTAGCTccgagaacaaaaaaaaatgaaaatcctACGAAAATGTTATAAAGGAGGAAGTATCACCCTTTGCAAAAATATTAAAgaattgaaataaaacataattaGAACGAGCTCACCGGTATCTAATGTCTTCAATACTATCCGACTTCGATGTGGTATCCTTCTCCTTTTTATCTCCTCAACACAGTTTTGATGTGTGTCTCAGTtacaccacagataacagacgtttaggctagaacaaaatttcttcaaaaacctgtgtaaactttcaaattgataaacgttggaaatccgtgtttcactattgccatctgcgcaactgtttactatacgtgtttgacagctgcactctaactgcattgcatcgatcattgcgccatctacaaacgtttgccaaacgtgtttcagacgtctgatttattcggaatctcagtagcgggtatttacacacgattcaaatcgagcctaaacgtctgttatctgtggttacaCTATTCCTTGTTGAGTTAGGCAACTAGAGCCGTACCTACTTCCGAAGGACCACCGGTGCCTAGAGACATGCTAGAGATGGCTGAAGCTAACTTTGGAAGCAGGATGATCgcaaaatcttcaaaaataccGCCGTTTATTAAAAAACTTTAAGCTGATAGGGAGCCTATCCAATGAGCGacacatttttatttattttccttGCAAAACACGCACATTTTTCGCTAAGAAACACGAATTCTTCGCAAATCGGAAATCAAACATTACGGACACACTTTCAACTCCTAACAAACAAATATAATACGTTTTAGGGAAATCAGACAGCGAGAAAAAATTACGTCTATACTCAAGCGATGTCTACTTCGATCTTTCAGTAGCGGCCCCTGGTATGCACATAAAACAGAAACAACGATGAAAATTATACATCCCGCTACAGGACGGATAAAATCACGAAAACAAAACTGTATCTAGAATATGGTAAGCGCTAAGATCTTTGACAATTCGCTGATCATAACTCCATCATTATTAAACCAGGAATCACCAACCGTTCCTCAGGATTTCCCGGAGCCTACCGCTTCCGATGCTTACATAATCCCAACACTTGGCATCACTCGGGGCAGTTTTGGTTTCTCGTATCTGTCAACATTCCTGTCATATATCACACCGTACGATCTACCAGTAGGTAAGTCCGACATGTTACACTCGATAAGGTACTAGGACGTACGCTTCCAAAAGGTCGATTAAAGCTTATTGTTTTCTAGAGCTCTTGCGGGATGCCTTCCATACGCGGGTTTCGTTCTTGCAACTCATCATGGAGGTAAGCGGGTCTCTTTTTTTAAGCAGAATGACACATCTGTAATGGGTGACATCTCTTTGCAGGCCCTCAAGGTCGAGTCCGGGTACATCTGTCTGATAGCAATATTTTTCCTGATTTCACTCATCCCGCTGTGCTACACTATCGCGTGGGGTTGCTCGAAAACAGCGGAGGACGATTTAAATTCCGGACCTACGGTAGATGCAATCATTCAAGCCGAGGAGTTATCGCTGGAGGAATCGCTGAAGTGCCGACGGAGAGTACTCAGCCTAACGCTACAAATTATAATCCTCCTATTGATGTAAGTTTGAAAGGGCTCCTCTCAGAATGCaaattcaaatattattttttgtagaGCTGGAGTAATCGTCATGTTCGTAACGAACGAGCAGATCGCATCGGCGATCGACCAAACTCCGTTGGTAGTGCGATCGTCGCTGACGGACGTAGAAACGTTTCTTCGTGATGCTGAGCAACAGATATCGTTCGTGATTTTCGAAGGTTTGTCGACGACTGTTGATAGAATCAAAAGCGATCTGGAGGATATCGACAAGCTGCTAGGAGAACCGATTCAAAATCAGCTGTCACTTTTTACCGGGATAGAGATAATCTTCGAAGCTATTATGGACATCAGTACAAGTATGTTTGAAAGCAATAAATAATGATCGTATCATTATAGTTCGCTTTTTCCAGGCAGCAACAACCTATCAAGAAGGATATTTCTTCTTCAGGAAAGTTTAGCTAGAGCGGCCAAAATATCTTACGAGGCGGAGTATCGGTTGGATGAACTACAGATTCAACTTTCCGTTCTGCAACGGCAGTGCAGCTATCGAGATCGACCGCTGTGCGATACACTGAAGATCAAGAGCTTCGAGGAATCTGGACAGATAGAGCGGCTTCGAAAGATACAGAATGATCCGGTATTGGCGAAACTAATGTCGATGGGTGAAGCAGGCAAAAACAGTACAATGAAACTGTTAACCCAAGAGTTGACTGTtgccagatcaatttttagaaACTATCGAATGGAGCTGAAGAACAGTACGAACGTAGCGAGGGAGCATATCAACAATCATTTAGAGGAACTGGGTAATGCAACGTTTTCCTCGACCAATGCCCTATCGAACACAATCAATAACTTGGTAGGAGAGGTATCGAAGACTGCTAATTTCTCGGATTCTCTATTTGACTATTATCGGGACATTGGTGAAATTCTGTGGTGGACTGGACTAACAGCAACCATCTGTACATTGTTGATCACTTTTCTTCTATTAGGAGCCTTAAGTTGCGGATGTTGTCACTCTGATAATAAAGCAGGAATAACCCTTGTTGTTGGAGCAGTCATCATTTCTATGTGTAGTATTGCTCTTTCTGGATTCGCCATGGTTGAAATGCTGCTAGGTGCTCACGGCCACGTTTTCATATGTCATCCACTTTACGATATTCCGGACTATACCGTTCTGAGTAAATTGTTAGATAAGCCAGgaatgatttattcagcagaaccACCGAATGGGATCATAGAAAAACTATTGAAAGTAGCCGATCCCAATAGAACTCTCTCGGTGAATATTCCGTTGGCTAGTGTAATAAACGAGTGCGAACGGAACCGAGGTGCATTTTCAACCTTTCAGCTGGAAGGTTTGATCAATGTTTCATCCATCATGGACTACAACAGCAGTCCTTATCTGGATAATGCAATCGAACAACTAACCGCTTCGGAAGCTCCTTTCATCAAATTCACTGTTCATATTCAAGCGGTACTGGAAGATATGTTGAATGACTCGGACGTGAACTTGGCTGCATTCCGGACGGATTTGACCCAGCTTTCACCGGATAAAGACGTTGTAACGTTCATCGATCAGTTGCAACGGGTTTCTGCTCAAATACAGGATGTAGCCACTTCTTCTCGAATGGCAACTTTGGGAAGCCGAGCGAAGCGACTGCAAGGATCACTGCTGCACCCATTGGAACAGCTACGTGGTGATATCGTGTACCATCTGACGGCACTAGAGTTGCAAATCCACCCATGGGCTACACAGCTGAACAAAAGTTTGACCCATCTTCGAAACGCGCAGTCTTACTTGGACGTCGAAGCAGCTGCGGTGTGTCACAACAAGAGTGATCTGTTCCGGGGTCGCCTGAGGAGCCATTTCGAGGCCTATCGGAATCATTCCAGTGTAATCTTGAGTGACAAGTGCGCTAGCTGTAGACCGTTGTTCGATATTTTTGATGCTGCAAGAATGCTATTTTGTCATCACATTATGGATCCAATGAATGGGCTATGGTTCGCATCGTTCGTCTGTCTGTTTCTGTGGGCTATCGCGACGCCCGTATCGTTGATGATGTCCACCACCTATCGGCGGTTGGAGCTGCTTTCGAGCAAATTGCAGCACACCAACAGTAATTACTACGGGTAAGTTTATACAAGTAGACTAGATACCACCGCTCTTTGATGAGAAATGAAAAGTAGCATTTAATTCTGCAGAATACTGTTGCTTGTTGACATATGTGAGTAATTTTGCGTCCAGTGACAGTAGTGTATAATTCATCAGACGAAGCGGAAACCATCGATTATATTCACAGTCTTTGGAAACATTGTTCATGAAAATATTCCCTTCAAACttatgaaactaaaaaaaacaatatcGTTTTCTTCTGAAGAAATCGAATGTTAGTATTTTCGGAAAAGTTTCAGACAAATtcgtaacaaaaaatattttgcttaaGAATCTGAATTTGATGTGTTGAATATTGAAAGCTTGTTCTATGATAACCTTAACAGTAGTTTTTTTAAGCACAGCAACTTGCCCAAATAGAAACCGCATATAGGATAGCCGCTTAAAACATTTGTTTGTAAATTAATGGATTGTTCTTtgggcagagcctagaattcctgttttctagagggtataaacatttgtaTATTGGTGTATTTTGCTTGGATTCCTTTAATGTTACCCTTGAAAGTAAGCTCTtgatcgtaaatcaaacccaattATTGAACTTAATCTGAACACCTTCAATTCTAAtctttaaatttaataatatgattAGTATACGATTTaagaaaagaatttttttttcttatgctGAAAAACTATTAATTGTGTTTATCCACATTAGTAGAAATGTTCCACTTGTTCAGGTaatctttgaaaatattcaaacttcgttgcagtcgactgcaaatTACTTGAAGCGGGGATGCTGGTATTATcgcagaaaaatgattttttttcagtctgGAGGtcggaagatcagaggtaaaataTTATATAGGATTAGATTGGCCCTCAGGCGTCTCACAGCCTGCTTTAATGAGTAGCATATCCGATTTTTAATTCTGATAATATACCCGTACGATGGGTAAGATAATTTTGGATTATCTCCGTTCGAACACGATGAGGGTTTTGCTAGGCAACTCAAAGcaatattgcttgctgtgagcacttcaCGCGGTGTTATAATGTATATACTCCAGCGGTAAGGGTAGAGACGGAAGGCGTTGTCagcgatgagagtttgacatgtGAGGATCTGTTGGttgttttagagaccgcttgcTTCAGCCggtgaaaattctggattgCAAATGTTTGAATTCACTGTTAAACGCGGAATATGGCTCGAAAACATACcgcccaatcaaactcttatcgggtcaCCTTCACTCGAACCACTTTATGCAACTACATcttcttgcacaaggttcgtctgcttGTCCGTCTATTTGTTTCGTGAGTCATAAATTGcacaaaatataaacaattggcTCCCACACCCACC carries:
- the LOC131689350 gene encoding prominin-1 isoform X3 produces the protein MESPTVPQDFPEPTASDAYIIPTLGITRGSFGFSYLSTFLSYITPYDLPVAYCFLELLRDAFHTRVSFLQLIMEALKVESGYICLIAIFFLISLIPLCYTIAWGCSKTAEDDLNSGPTVDAIIQAEELSLEESLKCRRRVLSLTLQIIILLLIAGVIVMFVTNEQIASAIDQTPLVVRSSLTDVETFLRDAEQQISFVIFEGLSTTVDRIKSDLEDIDKLLGEPIQNQLSLFTGIEIIFEAIMDISTSSNNLSRRIFLLQESLARAAKISYEAEYRLDELQIQLSVLQRQCSYRDRPLCDTLKIKSFEESGQIERLRKIQNDPVLAKLMSMGEAGKNSTMKLLTQELTVARSIFRNYRMELKNSTNVAREHINNHLEELGNATFSSTNALSNTINNLVGEVSKTANFSDSLFDYYRDIGEILWWTGLTATICTLLITFLLLGALSCGCCHSDNKAGITLVVGAVIISMCSIALSGFAMVEMLLGAHGHVFICHPLYDIPDYTVLSKLLDKPGMIYSAEPPNGIIEKLLKVADPNRTLSVNIPLASVINECERNRGAFSTFQLEGLINVSSIMDYNSSPYLDNAIEQLTASEAPFIKFTVHIQAVLEDMLNDSDVNLAAFRTDLTQLSPDKDVVTFIDQLQRVSAQIQDVATSSRMATLGSRAKRLQGSLLHPLEQLRGDIVYHLTALELQIHPWATQLNKSLTHLRNAQSYLDVEAAAVCHNKSDLFRGRLRSHFEAYRNHSSVILSDKCASCRPLFDIFDAARMLFCHHIMDPMNGLWFASFVCLFLWAIATPVSLMMSTTYRRLELLSSKLQHTNSNYYGIVDTNLSDSRVLHHRHLQLQQQQQLPQETSSHWSTQRNADSTLSRMGAQHHHHHQQQIQPQAPPPEPTSHWTIQRNADSTLSGAGASHHHHQQQQQPPPPQPQPHPQEPINHWSTQRSHMVTSTLAPVSILPDIDRSNW
- the LOC131689350 gene encoding prominin-1 isoform X2, with the translated sequence MESPTVPQDFPEPTASDAYIIPTLGITRGSFGFSYLSTFLSYITPYDLPVELLRDAFHTRVSFLQLIMEALKVESGYICLIAIFFLISLIPLCYTIAWGCSKTAEDDLNSGPTVDAIIQAEELSLEESLKCRRRVLSLTLQIIILLLIAGVIVMFVTNEQIASAIDQTPLVVRSSLTDVETFLRDAEQQISFVIFEGLSTTVDRIKSDLEDIDKLLGEPIQNQLSLFTGIEIIFEAIMDISTSSNNLSRRIFLLQESLARAAKISYEAEYRLDELQIQLSVLQRQCSYRDRPLCDTLKIKSFEESGQIERLRKIQNDPVLAKLMSMGEAGKNSTMKLLTQELTVARSIFRNYRMELKNSTNVAREHINNHLEELGNATFSSTNALSNTINNLVGEVSKTANFSDSLFDYYRDIGEILWWTGLTATICTLLITFLLLGALSCGCCHSDNKAGITLVVGAVIISMCSIALSGFAMVEMLLGAHGHVFICHPLYDIPDYTVLSKLLDKPGMIYSAEPPNGIIEKLLKVADPNRTLSVNIPLASVINECERNRGAFSTFQLEGLINVSSIMDYNSSPYLDNAIEQLTASEAPFIKFTVHIQAVLEDMLNDSDVNLAAFRTDLTQLSPDKDVVTFIDQLQRVSAQIQDVATSSRMATLGSRAKRLQGSLLHPLEQLRGDIVYHLTALELQIHPWATQLNKSLTHLRNAQSYLDVEAAAVCHNKSDLFRGRLRSHFEAYRNHSSVILSDKCASCRPLFDIFDAARMLFCHHIMDPMNGLWFASFVCLFLWAIATPVSLMMSTTYRRLELLSSKLQHTNSNYYGIVDTNLSDSRVLHHRHLQLQQQQQLPQETSSHWSTQRNADSTLSRMGAQHHHHHQQQIQPQAPPPEPTSHWTIQRNADSTLSGAGASHHHHQQQQQPPPPQPQPHPQEPINHWSTQRSRTVNFATAPDSRSLEENITLDDLDVNQESQDSIQYVDLSFEDT
- the LOC131689350 gene encoding prominin-1 isoform X1 — translated: MESPTVPQDFPEPTASDAYIIPTLGITRGSFGFSYLSTFLSYITPYDLPVAYCFLELLRDAFHTRVSFLQLIMEALKVESGYICLIAIFFLISLIPLCYTIAWGCSKTAEDDLNSGPTVDAIIQAEELSLEESLKCRRRVLSLTLQIIILLLIAGVIVMFVTNEQIASAIDQTPLVVRSSLTDVETFLRDAEQQISFVIFEGLSTTVDRIKSDLEDIDKLLGEPIQNQLSLFTGIEIIFEAIMDISTSSNNLSRRIFLLQESLARAAKISYEAEYRLDELQIQLSVLQRQCSYRDRPLCDTLKIKSFEESGQIERLRKIQNDPVLAKLMSMGEAGKNSTMKLLTQELTVARSIFRNYRMELKNSTNVAREHINNHLEELGNATFSSTNALSNTINNLVGEVSKTANFSDSLFDYYRDIGEILWWTGLTATICTLLITFLLLGALSCGCCHSDNKAGITLVVGAVIISMCSIALSGFAMVEMLLGAHGHVFICHPLYDIPDYTVLSKLLDKPGMIYSAEPPNGIIEKLLKVADPNRTLSVNIPLASVINECERNRGAFSTFQLEGLINVSSIMDYNSSPYLDNAIEQLTASEAPFIKFTVHIQAVLEDMLNDSDVNLAAFRTDLTQLSPDKDVVTFIDQLQRVSAQIQDVATSSRMATLGSRAKRLQGSLLHPLEQLRGDIVYHLTALELQIHPWATQLNKSLTHLRNAQSYLDVEAAAVCHNKSDLFRGRLRSHFEAYRNHSSVILSDKCASCRPLFDIFDAARMLFCHHIMDPMNGLWFASFVCLFLWAIATPVSLMMSTTYRRLELLSSKLQHTNSNYYGIVDTNLSDSRVLHHRHLQLQQQQQLPQETSSHWSTQRNADSTLSRMGAQHHHHHQQQIQPQAPPPEPTSHWTIQRNADSTLSGAGASHHHHQQQQQPPPPQPQPHPQEPINHWSTQRSRTVNFATAPDSRSLEENITLDDLDVNQESQDSIQYVDLSFEDT